In Fibrobacter sp. UWB15, the following proteins share a genomic window:
- a CDS encoding FISUMP domain-containing protein, which translates to MKTKSLYFCVVLMTVMAIVACDDSSSGAGPDPVAEVSSSSGDDTISSSSVTDKGTSSGASSVSSSDIFSSSSKKETVKSSSSASLVSSSSVSIADQKIPCDMPEHGIYHIGDEEFVCKDGFLVPYVPPSSSSVQVRPFKERFKVDSVFNEEKSYGTFKDPRDGQEYRTIVIKTKSATSPEFEVFAQNLNYGTQVNLGTTVFDDNEVEKFCYDDDPWYCEHYFGGLYSWSETFGLPRACDSVWTGTTPNCPDSIATGIKSVYDWNYLQIQGICPEGWHVMNENEWRAMIRGEESAYRSISLASEGVNSNGFSALFGGGAYNNQDGYYYDHIGKYGRYWIPKEFDSAAFLMRLDETEWDFSRLKKFFGHSVRCVKDYSFTM; encoded by the coding sequence ATGAAAACAAAAAGTCTTTACTTTTGCGTAGTCTTGATGACCGTTATGGCGATTGTTGCCTGTGATGACAGTTCCAGCGGTGCCGGACCGGACCCGGTAGCGGAAGTTTCGTCCTCTAGTGGCGATGACACAATCTCCTCGAGTTCTGTTACGGACAAAGGAACATCCTCGGGTGCTAGTTCGGTATCCAGCAGCGATATCTTTAGCTCAAGTTCAAAAAAAGAAACTGTTAAATCAAGCAGTAGCGCTTCACTTGTATCCAGCAGCTCGGTATCGATTGCTGATCAAAAGATCCCATGCGATATGCCTGAACATGGAATTTACCATATCGGGGATGAAGAATTTGTATGTAAAGACGGTTTTCTTGTTCCTTATGTACCGCCATCTAGTTCGTCTGTGCAAGTTCGTCCATTTAAAGAAAGGTTCAAAGTAGACAGTGTCTTTAACGAAGAGAAATCGTATGGAACGTTCAAAGACCCGCGTGATGGGCAGGAATATAGGACCATCGTTATAAAAACTAAGTCTGCGACATCACCTGAGTTTGAAGTGTTTGCTCAAAATTTGAATTATGGTACCCAGGTGAATCTTGGAACGACTGTTTTTGATGATAATGAGGTTGAAAAATTCTGCTATGACGATGATCCCTGGTATTGCGAGCATTATTTTGGAGGCTTATATTCTTGGAGCGAAACATTTGGACTCCCTAGGGCGTGTGATAGTGTGTGGACTGGAACGACGCCGAATTGTCCTGATTCCATTGCGACGGGAATAAAATCTGTTTATGATTGGAATTATCTTCAAATTCAAGGAATATGTCCGGAGGGTTGGCATGTGATGAATGAAAATGAATGGCGTGCCATGATACGAGGTGAAGAATCTGCATATAGATCTATATCGTTAGCTTCAGAGGGTGTAAATAGTAATGGCTTTTCTGCTTTGTTTGGGGGTGGTGCGTATAATAATCAAGATGGATATTATTATGATCATATAGGAAAGTATGGTCGTTATTGGATTCCCAAGGAATTTGATTCTGCAGCATTCTTGATGCGTTTAGATGAAACTGAATGGGATTTTTCCCGGTTAAAAAAGTTTTTTGGTCATTCAGTTCGCTGCGTTAAAGACTATTCGTTTACGATGTAA
- a CDS encoding DUF3800 domain-containing protein: MKELSVFIDESGDFGDYSYHSPYYIITMVFHRQDVDIQEKINRLDTELSYLGLNNLCIHTGPIIRKEEIYKDMDIVDRRRIFNKMMAFIRSIDVQYKCFYIEKKHIEDSVEATGKLSKLISSFIRAHYDEFLTFDDVKIYYDNGQVEMSRLLSSVFNALLPNPIFRKVMPTDYKLFQVADFICTMELVSLKLENSLFSKSEMTFFGNKRDLKQNYLKALKKKEWN; the protein is encoded by the coding sequence TTGAAGGAACTAAGTGTATTTATTGATGAATCGGGAGACTTTGGTGACTATAGCTATCATTCCCCGTATTACATAATAACGATGGTGTTCCATCGTCAAGATGTCGATATTCAAGAAAAAATCAATCGCCTAGATACGGAATTATCCTACTTGGGACTTAACAATCTTTGCATTCACACCGGTCCGATTATCCGCAAAGAAGAAATCTATAAAGACATGGACATTGTTGACCGGCGACGCATTTTCAACAAGATGATGGCCTTTATCCGTTCAATTGACGTTCAATACAAATGTTTTTACATCGAAAAGAAGCACATCGAAGATTCTGTAGAAGCGACAGGCAAACTTTCGAAGCTAATATCTTCGTTTATAAGGGCACATTACGATGAATTTCTTACTTTTGACGATGTCAAGATTTACTATGACAACGGACAGGTCGAAATGAGCAGGCTTTTGTCATCTGTATTTAACGCACTCTTGCCAAATCCGATTTTCCGAAAGGTGATGCCAACCGATTACAAGTTGTTCCAAGTTGCAGACTTTATTTGTACAATGGAACTTGTAAGCCTAAAGCTTGAAAACAGCCTTTTTTCAAAATCCGAAATGACATTCTTTGGCAACAAGCGTGATTTGAAACAAAATTATTTGAAAGCACTAAAAAAGAAAGAGTGGAATTAG
- a CDS encoding SUMF1/EgtB/PvdO family nonheme iron enzyme: MNNNETEDQVKSRRKKKNIAILVLMFLLLVTLFIVQCHLDQIKQDALAKEQETALEMQRRHTLDSLRALEQARADSIRMADSLARLSADSARIADSLRIADSLAALQNNVNRDSIRHVRDSLNHIKDSLAAIEKARQDSLQRIADSLAVIEKAKADSLEKKRIQDSIRAADQVPPVAEIAPPAGRYYDPIKLKVKCEEIKCKTFLSIGDTLHAQEAGKAIEYNKTGSVFFYAEDSVGNRSAWEEAKYDMASDNVCGKNAYPVPLGGKTVCVDAYEYPNKADELPRDMVSQEQAAMLCEQEGKHLCSLAEWQAACKSKDNTRYSYGDSYKQNKCNTNTKAAKRSGRKEQCRSWYGMYDMNGNLWEWTSTTSKEHPNMYLVAGGAWNTNNESKCTDNKFSFYPQNQYPNVGFRCCK, translated from the coding sequence ATGAATAATAACGAAACAGAAGATCAGGTAAAATCACGCCGCAAAAAGAAGAACATCGCGATTCTCGTGTTGATGTTCCTTTTGCTTGTAACCCTTTTTATTGTGCAGTGTCACCTGGACCAGATCAAGCAAGACGCCCTGGCCAAGGAACAGGAAACCGCTCTTGAAATGCAGCGCCGCCACACGCTTGATAGCTTGCGCGCCTTGGAACAGGCCCGCGCCGACAGCATCCGCATGGCGGACTCCCTGGCAAGACTCAGCGCAGACAGCGCACGCATCGCCGATAGCCTGCGCATTGCTGATTCTCTGGCCGCACTCCAGAACAATGTGAACCGCGACAGCATCCGTCACGTGCGCGACAGCCTGAATCACATCAAGGACAGCCTCGCCGCCATCGAAAAGGCACGCCAGGATAGCCTGCAGCGCATCGCCGATTCCTTGGCCGTCATCGAAAAAGCCAAGGCCGACTCGCTTGAAAAGAAGCGTATTCAAGACAGCATTCGCGCCGCCGACCAGGTGCCGCCCGTCGCTGAAATCGCACCACCCGCAGGCCGCTACTACGACCCGATTAAGCTTAAAGTCAAGTGCGAAGAAATCAAGTGCAAGACATTCCTTTCTATTGGCGATACGCTCCATGCCCAAGAAGCGGGCAAGGCCATTGAATACAACAAGACGGGCTCCGTATTCTTCTACGCCGAAGACTCCGTGGGCAACCGCTCTGCATGGGAAGAAGCCAAGTACGACATGGCTAGCGACAACGTTTGCGGCAAGAACGCCTACCCCGTTCCGCTCGGCGGCAAGACCGTTTGCGTAGACGCCTACGAATACCCGAACAAGGCCGACGAACTCCCCCGCGACATGGTGAGCCAAGAACAGGCCGCAATGCTCTGTGAACAAGAAGGCAAGCACCTCTGTAGCCTCGCCGAATGGCAAGCCGCTTGTAAAAGCAAGGACAACACCCGCTACAGCTACGGCGACAGCTACAAGCAGAACAAGTGCAACACCAACACCAAGGCAGCCAAGCGCAGCGGTCGTAAGGAACAGTGCCGCAGCTGGTACGGCATGTACGACATGAACGGAAACCTTTGGGAATGGACCTCGACCACGAGCAAGGAACACCCGAACATGTACTTAGTCGCTGGCGGTGCCTGGAACACCAACAACGAAAGTAAGTGCACCGACAACAAGTTCAGTTTCTATCCGCAGAACCAATACCCCAACGTCGGTTTCCGCTGCTGCAAATAA
- the cdaA gene encoding diadenylate cyclase CdaA, translated as MILFKLFGIIDVRPADILDVLLISIIIYYIFLLFRGTRAAQMIFGGLLLILAWIIAQWWELHTVVWLISNLATLGIIALVILFQPEIRSALTRIGQAASKLDFHNLFFHSSGLDEITKTIASACQDLAKTHTGALIVLEKRVGLRNYADTGEILDARISSRLLRALFFPNSALHDGAVIMNTKRIIAAGCILPMPTGNAEKEAGYGMRHRAAKALAAECDALVIVVSEETGYISIAYRNTLRRNISVAELKQEIIRHWGELFNDVRESNKPETAEEKAG; from the coding sequence ATGATTCTGTTTAAGCTATTCGGGATTATCGATGTGCGTCCGGCAGATATTCTGGACGTGCTCCTGATATCCATTATCATCTACTACATCTTCTTGCTGTTCCGCGGCACTCGCGCTGCCCAGATGATTTTCGGCGGCCTGTTGCTGATTCTTGCCTGGATTATTGCGCAGTGGTGGGAACTCCATACCGTCGTGTGGCTTATCAGTAACCTTGCAACCCTCGGTATTATCGCGCTTGTGATTCTTTTCCAGCCCGAAATTCGAAGCGCCCTCACCCGTATCGGTCAGGCAGCCAGTAAGCTCGATTTTCATAACCTGTTTTTCCATTCGAGCGGCCTCGACGAAATCACCAAGACAATCGCTAGCGCCTGCCAGGACTTGGCAAAAACGCACACGGGAGCCCTGATTGTGCTTGAAAAGCGCGTGGGCCTGCGTAACTACGCCGACACCGGTGAAATCTTGGATGCCCGAATCAGTTCTAGACTTTTGCGCGCCCTCTTCTTCCCGAATTCCGCTTTGCACGATGGTGCAGTCATCATGAACACCAAGCGCATTATTGCCGCCGGCTGTATTTTGCCCATGCCCACGGGTAACGCCGAAAAAGAAGCGGGTTACGGCATGCGTCACCGCGCAGCAAAAGCACTAGCTGCCGAATGCGACGCCCTCGTGATCGTGGTGTCCGAAGAAACGGGCTATATCTCTATCGCCTACCGTAACACGCTGCGCCGAAACATCAGCGTTGCTGAACTCAAGCAAGAAATTATCCGCCACTGGGGCGAACTTTTTAACGACGTGCGCGAAAGCAACAAGCCCGAAACCGCAGAAGAAAAGGCGGGGTAG
- the folP gene encoding dihydropteroate synthase, whose product MFKEVLDHSRSLPWKIGNKVQPCKTPLIMGIVNVTPDSFFDGGKHNKPDAAYEHALMLLEQGAEILDIGGESSRPGSAPVSLQEELDRVCPVVERLAKLAKEREFYISVDTVKAKVAAETMKLGAHIINDISACAMDPNMLQTVADTKAAVVLNHIRGNFGTMQQDFKPYTNVVQEVREELLSQVKKLLDLGVEREKICIDPGIGFGKTAQDNIDLMKSTEEFLKDGYPVLIGTSRKSYIGKMPGLENSDRLIPTVTAGIVAVLGGASCIRVHDVKEAKESLLYLEALRNDSV is encoded by the coding sequence ATGTTCAAAGAAGTTCTGGATCATAGCCGCTCTCTCCCATGGAAAATCGGGAACAAGGTTCAGCCTTGCAAAACCCCGCTGATCATGGGTATCGTGAATGTGACTCCGGACAGTTTTTTTGACGGTGGCAAGCACAACAAGCCTGACGCCGCTTACGAACACGCCCTGATGCTCCTGGAGCAAGGCGCCGAAATCTTGGACATTGGTGGCGAAAGCAGCCGTCCGGGAAGCGCACCAGTCAGCCTGCAAGAAGAACTGGACCGCGTGTGCCCCGTGGTGGAACGCCTCGCCAAACTCGCCAAGGAACGCGAATTCTACATCTCGGTCGATACGGTCAAAGCAAAGGTTGCTGCCGAAACAATGAAGCTCGGAGCGCACATCATCAACGACATCAGCGCCTGCGCCATGGACCCGAACATGCTCCAGACCGTCGCAGATACCAAGGCCGCCGTAGTACTCAACCACATCCGCGGGAACTTCGGCACCATGCAGCAGGACTTCAAACCGTACACGAACGTGGTGCAGGAAGTCCGCGAAGAACTCTTGTCGCAAGTGAAAAAGCTTTTGGACCTCGGCGTCGAACGCGAAAAGATTTGCATTGATCCGGGCATCGGATTCGGAAAAACGGCACAAGATAACATCGACTTGATGAAATCGACCGAAGAATTCCTGAAAGACGGCTACCCCGTTCTCATCGGAACCTCTCGCAAGTCCTATATTGGTAAAATGCCCGGCCTCGAAAATAGCGACCGTCTGATTCCGACAGTAACCGCAGGAATTGTAGCCGTACTCGGTGGCGCAAGCTGCATTCGCGTGCACGACGTGAAAGAGGCCAAGGAATCGTTGCTGTATTTGGAGGCGTTAAGAAATGATTCTGTTTAA
- the ftsH gene encoding ATP-dependent zinc metalloprotease FtsH, translated as MSQGKPTPPYRSKNFIILLVMILLLFVMFPLAGKDGESDITRTEFLAMMGDSTKVITELTLQKTPDGVIIEGKREMSAEEKAEAKKSQSALARFTKSADNGNTKSFRSHMLEVSNDQITAWEMYKGVKVKVIHESSTWLDTIVAFLPAILLIVFFYLMMNRQMGGGGKGPFSFGKSQAKQLNGKQKTTFNDVAGCDEAKQDLQELVEFLKDPKKFDALGGRIPKGALLVGPPGTGKTLLARAVAGEAGVPFFSMSGSDFVEMFVGVGASRVRDLFETGKKNAPCILFIDEIDAVGRQRGAGLGGGHDEREQTLNQLLVEMDGFTANEGVILIAATNRPDVLDKALLRPGRFDRQIVVGLPDLKGREEILKVHLKKRKVPLADDVDVKAVAKGTPGLAGADLENLVNEAALLAARFNNKKVTMLDFEEARDKLSMGAERRTLLMTDEEKRHTAYHEAGHALMTLLCKHSDPLHKITIIPRGRALGVTMSLPERDQVSYSREYAEERIMIMMSGRLAELIFFNHQSTGASNDIQRATELARKMVTEWGFDDEIGPVCYSRTDGEVFLGREISKPKEMSEMMAEKIDNAVNNLIKRLDQAAKKLIEENKDKLIDLAEALFEFEVLDREEIDRVMAGEKLTGTKKSRQYKALEEMEEKKKRENTPPPDPGKQPPVAPVTDAPVAEIKPAPASGTTPASDDAHTETLKSSEDAKQENS; from the coding sequence ATGAGTCAAGGAAAACCTACTCCCCCCTACCGTAGCAAGAACTTTATCATTTTACTGGTGATGATTCTTTTGTTGTTCGTCATGTTCCCGCTCGCCGGGAAAGATGGCGAATCGGACATTACGCGCACCGAATTTTTGGCCATGATGGGTGACTCCACCAAGGTGATTACCGAACTCACCTTGCAAAAGACCCCCGATGGCGTGATTATTGAAGGCAAGCGTGAAATGAGTGCCGAAGAAAAGGCCGAAGCGAAAAAGAGCCAGAGCGCGCTCGCCCGTTTCACCAAATCGGCCGACAACGGCAACACGAAATCTTTCCGTAGCCACATGCTGGAAGTCAGCAACGACCAAATTACCGCCTGGGAAATGTACAAGGGCGTCAAAGTCAAGGTCATTCACGAATCCAGCACCTGGCTCGATACGATTGTCGCGTTCCTGCCCGCGATTCTCCTGATTGTATTCTTCTACCTGATGATGAACCGCCAGATGGGTGGCGGCGGCAAGGGTCCGTTTAGCTTTGGCAAGAGCCAGGCAAAACAGTTGAACGGTAAGCAAAAGACCACCTTTAACGACGTGGCCGGCTGCGACGAAGCCAAGCAGGACTTGCAGGAACTCGTGGAATTCCTGAAGGACCCGAAGAAATTCGATGCCCTCGGCGGACGCATTCCGAAGGGCGCTTTGCTGGTTGGCCCTCCGGGTACCGGTAAGACGCTTTTGGCCCGTGCAGTTGCAGGCGAAGCAGGAGTACCGTTCTTTAGCATGTCCGGTTCGGACTTTGTGGAAATGTTCGTGGGCGTGGGCGCAAGCCGCGTGCGCGACCTCTTTGAAACCGGCAAGAAGAACGCCCCGTGCATTCTGTTCATCGACGAAATCGACGCCGTGGGTCGCCAGCGTGGCGCTGGTCTCGGTGGCGGTCACGATGAACGCGAACAGACCTTGAACCAGTTGTTGGTGGAAATGGACGGCTTTACCGCCAACGAAGGCGTGATTTTGATTGCCGCCACGAACCGTCCGGATGTGCTCGACAAGGCATTGCTGCGCCCGGGTCGCTTTGACCGCCAGATTGTGGTGGGACTCCCCGACCTGAAGGGCCGCGAAGAAATCTTGAAGGTGCACCTGAAAAAGCGCAAGGTGCCGCTGGCCGACGACGTGGACGTGAAGGCTGTCGCAAAGGGAACTCCTGGTCTTGCAGGCGCAGACCTCGAAAACCTGGTGAACGAAGCAGCCCTCCTTGCCGCACGCTTCAACAACAAGAAAGTCACGATGCTCGACTTTGAAGAAGCCCGCGACAAGCTCAGCATGGGTGCCGAGCGCCGCACGCTCTTAATGACCGACGAAGAAAAACGCCACACCGCTTACCACGAAGCAGGCCACGCTTTGATGACGCTCTTGTGCAAGCATTCTGACCCGCTCCACAAGATTACGATCATTCCACGCGGGCGCGCCCTCGGCGTGACCATGAGTCTGCCCGAACGCGACCAGGTGAGCTACAGCCGCGAATACGCCGAAGAACGCATCATGATCATGATGTCTGGCCGCCTCGCCGAACTCATCTTCTTCAACCACCAGAGCACGGGAGCCAGCAACGACATTCAGCGCGCAACCGAACTTGCCCGCAAGATGGTGACGGAATGGGGTTTCGACGACGAAATCGGGCCGGTCTGCTACAGCCGCACCGACGGCGAAGTGTTCCTCGGCCGCGAAATTAGCAAGCCGAAGGAAATGTCCGAAATGATGGCCGAAAAGATCGACAACGCGGTGAACAACCTCATCAAGCGTCTGGACCAGGCCGCCAAGAAACTCATCGAAGAGAACAAGGACAAGCTTATCGACCTCGCCGAAGCGCTGTTTGAATTCGAAGTGCTCGACCGCGAAGAAATTGACCGCGTGATGGCCGGCGAAAAACTGACCGGCACTAAGAAGAGCCGCCAATACAAGGCGCTCGAAGAAATGGAAGAAAAGAAGAAGCGCGAAAATACGCCGCCGCCTGACCCGGGCAAACAGCCGCCGGTAGCACCGGTCACTGATGCACCCGTAGCCGAAATCAAGCCCGCGCCCGCCTCCGGAACCACACCGGCTAGCGATGACGCCCATACCGAAACGCTGAAATCATCTGAAGACGCAAAACAGGAAAATTCGTAA
- the tilS gene encoding tRNA lysidine(34) synthetase TilS, whose translation MTVKGSRFLLKDSIADNIHHLGFKRLLLAVSGGLDSICLAHYFIANREALGIEWLGIAHVHHGLREGTADRDAEFVEAFARKYNVPFFLKKLDGKALKNAEGSLEENARDARYKALIEVFNETGDPPHTGTMRTKQQVAKCCPPVLRGDDNKGIIVTAHHAGDQAETMYMRLRRGTTLAGLRGIQETRELFDVECEMWNEKEITTHYAPHITHFIYRPLLNTTRAELLAYARENNLEWCEDESNSDVKFARNKVRHEYLPHLEETNPGATMQLCKVARLADKAYAKVIEECDAMFQETLPLKQVQGQGDTAPFSHLKGSEATDLTPHTIIALNQKAFRKILLAHSSADLSELFRLWLSEQGFRFPIGFFYSQTEPAHVKIPVRAAYRKRSIVKKGSTVLICEFESVEAALKFVSCK comes from the coding sequence TTGACAGTAAAGGGTTCAAGGTTTCTTTTGAAAGATTCCATCGCAGATAATATCCACCATCTTGGTTTCAAGCGCCTGCTGCTTGCGGTTTCGGGCGGTCTGGATTCTATTTGCCTCGCGCATTATTTCATCGCTAACCGCGAAGCGCTTGGCATCGAATGGCTGGGGATTGCACATGTGCATCACGGGCTGCGAGAAGGAACGGCGGACCGCGACGCTGAATTTGTCGAAGCATTCGCCCGCAAGTATAACGTTCCATTTTTCTTGAAGAAGCTGGACGGCAAGGCGCTAAAAAATGCAGAAGGCTCGCTCGAAGAAAATGCGAGAGATGCAAGATACAAGGCGCTGATAGAAGTATTCAACGAGACAGGAGATCCTCCCCATACGGGGACCATGCGCACTAAGCAACAAGTTGCCAAGTGCTGTCCGCCCGTCCTGCGCGGGGATGACAATAAGGGCATCATCGTCACTGCGCACCATGCAGGCGACCAAGCGGAAACCATGTACATGCGACTCCGTCGCGGAACAACGCTTGCGGGACTCAGAGGAATCCAAGAAACAAGAGAATTGTTCGATGTGGAGTGTGAAATGTGGAATGAAAAAGAGATCACTACACATTACGCACCACACATTACACATTTTATCTACCGTCCTTTGCTAAACACGACTCGGGCGGAGCTTCTTGCGTATGCTCGCGAAAATAATCTTGAGTGGTGTGAAGACGAGAGCAATTCCGACGTAAAATTTGCACGGAACAAGGTGCGGCACGAATACCTCCCCCACCTGGAAGAAACCAACCCAGGGGCAACAATGCAGCTTTGCAAGGTTGCCAGGCTTGCCGATAAGGCGTATGCGAAAGTAATTGAAGAATGCGACGCGATGTTTCAAGAGACCCTTCCCCTGAAACAAGTTCAGGGTCAGGGTGACACGGCTCCATTCTCACACCTCAAAGGGAGCGAAGCGACCGACCTCACACCTCATACCATCATCGCTTTGAACCAGAAGGCTTTCCGCAAAATCTTGCTAGCCCACTCCAGTGCCGACCTTTCCGAGTTGTTCCGTTTATGGCTTTCGGAACAGGGATTCCGCTTTCCGATTGGCTTCTTTTACAGCCAAACGGAGCCCGCCCATGTTAAAATTCCCGTACGCGCCGCTTACCGCAAGCGTTCTATCGTCAAAAAGGGCTCTACCGTCTTGATTTGCGAATTTGAAAGCGTTGAGGCAGCCCTAAAATTTGTATCTTGCAAGTGA
- a CDS encoding histidine phosphatase family protein codes for MSKSRKSSFFKAIQASFIVFASLSFAETQTNPVYATDSVKNFRQMGSNYYAYPTPTAKYTKAPVGYKPFYISHYGRHGSRFHQPADHYHALYNTLAKADSAGKLTDLGKSLLERAKFLDEYAAPRAGDLTQLGVAQHQGIAKRMVKNFPELFKNNAYVEAYASTSVRCVVSMAAFLEELRAQKPKLDIHQESGKYLMSFISPLDFGKIIGESNTPAWQKENEKLYSHVNPTRMMRTIFNDSNYIQKNVDAGDLFSKIYEIGNSLQGSPEIEFSFDDLWTKEDLAARWHAQNAWWYSVLGNNPFARKQGLDNARPLLKNVLDEADKVIAADTAKTDKTAGKKPAKKTTATLRFGHDTVIFPFAVLLQLENGTQNTGIETADMENLHKVWRDYEISPMAANVQFVFYKSSKKGTPILVKVMLNEIEQKLPVTCDTATVKNCPATPYYRWEDVKEFYGKIAAGK; via the coding sequence ATGTCCAAGTCAAGAAAATCTTCCTTTTTTAAAGCCATTCAGGCAAGCTTCATTGTTTTTGCCAGCCTTTCTTTTGCAGAAACTCAAACAAACCCCGTTTACGCAACCGATAGCGTCAAAAATTTCCGCCAGATGGGCAGCAACTATTACGCCTACCCCACTCCTACGGCCAAGTACACCAAGGCACCCGTAGGCTACAAGCCATTCTACATTAGCCACTACGGCAGGCACGGCAGCCGATTCCACCAGCCGGCCGACCATTACCACGCGCTGTACAATACACTCGCAAAAGCCGATTCCGCAGGCAAGCTCACCGACCTCGGCAAGAGCCTGCTTGAACGCGCCAAGTTCCTGGACGAATATGCCGCCCCGCGCGCTGGCGACCTGACCCAGCTCGGCGTGGCACAGCACCAGGGAATCGCGAAGCGCATGGTGAAGAACTTCCCCGAACTGTTCAAGAACAACGCCTATGTAGAAGCCTACGCCAGCACCAGCGTACGCTGCGTCGTGAGCATGGCGGCTTTCCTCGAGGAACTGCGCGCGCAGAAGCCCAAGCTCGACATTCACCAGGAATCGGGCAAGTACCTGATGAGCTTCATCAGCCCGCTCGACTTCGGAAAAATCATCGGTGAATCGAACACACCCGCATGGCAAAAAGAAAACGAGAAGCTCTACAGCCACGTGAATCCGACTCGCATGATGCGCACGATTTTCAATGATTCCAACTACATCCAGAAGAATGTAGACGCAGGCGACCTTTTCAGCAAGATTTACGAAATCGGCAACAGCCTGCAAGGTAGCCCCGAAATCGAATTCAGCTTTGATGACCTGTGGACCAAAGAAGACCTTGCCGCTCGCTGGCATGCACAGAACGCCTGGTGGTACAGCGTTCTCGGCAACAATCCATTCGCCAGGAAGCAGGGGCTCGACAACGCTCGCCCGCTCTTGAAAAATGTGCTTGACGAAGCAGACAAAGTAATCGCCGCAGACACAGCCAAAACAGACAAAACCGCAGGTAAGAAGCCCGCGAAAAAGACCACCGCGACGCTCCGCTTCGGCCACGATACGGTGATTTTCCCGTTTGCAGTGCTTTTACAGCTAGAAAACGGCACGCAGAACACCGGCATCGAAACTGCCGACATGGAAAACCTGCACAAGGTCTGGCGCGACTACGAAATCAGCCCGATGGCCGCCAACGTACAGTTCGTATTCTATAAGTCCAGCAAGAAGGGCACCCCGATTTTGGTGAAAGTGATGCTCAACGAAATCGAGCAAAAGCTGCCCGTGACATGCGATACAGCAACAGTAAAGAACTGCCCCGCCACCCCGTATTACCGCTGGGAAGACGTCAAGGAATTTTACGGCAAGATTGCAGCGGGCAAATAA
- the hisI gene encoding phosphoribosyl-AMP cyclohydrolase: MKFKDLIKEIKFEVEVDGVKLAPAIVQDADKGDVLMMAWMNEEALRRTHECGEMVFWSRSRKEYWHKGDTSGNVMTVVEWAADCDSDALLFKVRMQGPQVACHTGARSCFFKVCE, from the coding sequence ATGAAATTTAAAGATTTGATTAAAGAAATAAAATTCGAAGTGGAAGTGGACGGCGTTAAGCTTGCGCCGGCAATTGTGCAGGACGCCGACAAGGGCGACGTACTCATGATGGCCTGGATGAACGAGGAAGCCCTCCGCCGCACGCACGAATGCGGCGAGATGGTGTTCTGGAGCCGCAGCCGCAAGGAATACTGGCACAAGGGCGACACCAGCGGCAACGTGATGACCGTAGTGGAATGGGCTGCCGACTGCGACAGCGATGCCTTGCTTTTCAAGGTCCGCATGCAAGGTCCGCAGGTCGCTTGCCACACGGGTGCCCGCAGCTGCTTCTTTAAAGTCTGCGAGTAA